In a genomic window of Glycine max cultivar Williams 82 chromosome 13, Glycine_max_v4.0, whole genome shotgun sequence:
- the LOC100793425 gene encoding pentatricopeptide repeat-containing protein At3g16010, whose translation MRRISTFPPFCQRLKQTENEIAQMFRLPNSHEGNHLNNSMKGGHVLRRDPYSRTLDERFIRILKIFKWGPDAEKALEVLKLKVDPRLVREILKIDVEVSVKIQFFKWAGKRRNFEHDSTTYMALIRCLDEHRMFGEVWKTIQDMVKGSCAMAPAELSEIVRILGKAKMVNRALSVFYQVKGRKCRPTASTYNSIILMLMQEGHHEKVHELYNEMCSEVHCFPDTVTYSALISAFAKLNRDDSAIRLFDEMKENGLQPTAKIYTTLMGIYFKVGKVEEALGLVKEMRARRCLLTVFTYTELIRGLGKSGRVEDAYMTYKNMLKDGCKPDVVLMNNLINILGRSNHLRDAIKLFDEMKLLNCAPNVVTYNTIIKSLFEAKAPLSEASSWFERMKKDGIVPSSFTYSILIDGYCKTNRVEKALLLLEEMDEKGFPPCPAAYCSLINTLGVAKRYDVANELFQELKENCGCSSARVYAVMIKHFGKCGRLNEAINLFNEMKKLGCTPDVYAYNALMTGMVRAERMDEAFSLFRTMEENGCTPDINSHNIILNGLARTGGPKGALEMFTKMKNSTIKPDVVSFNTILGCLSRAGLFEEAAKLMQEMSSKGFQYDLITYSSILEAVGKVDDCKMVES comes from the exons ATGAGGAGGATATCAACTTTTCCTCCTTTCTGTCAGAGATTAAAACAAACAG AAAATGAGATTGCCCAAATGTTTCGCTTGCCTAATTCCCATGAAGGAAACCACCTTAACAATTCCATGAAAGGAGGACATGTGTTAAGGAGGGACCCTTATTCCCGGACATTGGATGAGAGGTTCattagaattttgaaaatattcaaaTGGGGACCTGATGCAGAAAAGGCCTTGGAAGTGCTGAAGCTGAAGGTCGATCCTCGCTTGGTTCGCGAGATTCTTAAGATAGATGTTGAGGTCAGTGTTAAGATTCAGTTTTTTAAGTGGGCTGGGAAGAGGAGGAATTTTGAACATGACTCGACCACTTACATGGCCTTGATTCGCTGCTTGGATGAACATAGGATGTTTGGTGAAGTGTGGAAGACAATACAAGACATGGTTAAAGGTTCATGTGCAATGGCTCCTGCTGAGTTGTCTGAAATTGTGAGAATCTTGGGGAAGGCCAAGATGGTCAACAGGGCATTATCTGTCTTTTACCAGGTTAAGGGTCGCAAGTGCAGACCTACGGCGAGCACTTATAACTCTATCATCTTGATGCTGATGCAAGAGGGGCATCATGAAAAGGTCCATGAGCTGTACAATGAAATGTGCAGTGAAGTGCATTGTTTCCCTGACACTGTTACATATAGTGCACTTATATCAGCATTTGCAAAACTAAATCGCGATGACTCTGCTATTAGATTGTTTGATGAGATGAAGGAGAATGGATTGCAGCCCACTGCTAAAATTTATACAACCTTAATGGGAATATACTTTAAGGTGGGTAAGGTTGAAGAAGCTTTGGGACTAGTCAAGGAGATGAGAGCACGGCGGTGTCTCCTAACTGTTTTTACTTATACAGAATTGATAAGGGGGCTGGGGAAATCTGGGAGGGTTGAAGATGCATACATGACATACAAGAATATGCTGAAAGATGGTTGTAAACCTGATGTGGTTCTGATGAATAATTTGATTAACATTTTGGGAAGATCAAATCACTTAAGAGATGCTATTAAgctttttgatgaaatgaaattgCTGAACTGTGCACCTAATGTTGTGACATATAATACCATCATCAAATCTTTATTTGAGGCCAAAGCTCCTCTTTCTGAAGCTTCTTCATGGTTTGAGAGGATGAAAAAAGATGGAATAGTCCCCAGCTCATTTACTTATTCAATTCTTATCGACGGTTACTGCAAAACAAATCGAGTTGAGAAGGCTTTGTTGCTTCTTGAGGAGATGGATGAAAAAGGCTTTCCACCTTGTCCTGCTGCCTACTGCAGCCTGATCAATACCCTTGGAGTAGCAAAACGCTATGATGTTGCAAATGAGCTATTCCAGGAGTTGAAAGAGAACTGTGGATGTTCAAGCGCTCGTGTATATGCTGTAATGATTAAGCATTTTGGAAAATGTGGGCGACTCAATGAAGCTATCAATCTGTTTAATGAGATGAAAAAACTTGGATGCACCCCTGATGTTTATGCTTATAATGCTCTCATGACAGGAATGGTAAGGGCAGAAAGAATGGATGAAGCTTTCTCCTTGTTTAGAACTATGGAAGAAAATGGTTGCACCCCAGATATAAATTCTCATAATATTATCCTAAATGGCTTGGCTAGGACAGGTGGACCAAAGGGTGCTTTGGAAATGTTTACAAAAATGAAGAACTCTACTATTAAGCCAGATGTGGTTTCTTTCAACACCATTCTTGGTTGTCTTAGCCGAGCAGGTCTGTTTGAAGAGGCTGCAAAACTTATGCAAGAAATGAGTTCTAAAGGATTCCAGTATGACCTCATCACCTACTCTTCAATACTTGAGGCAGTCGGTAAGGTTGATGATTGTAAAATGGTAGAGTCATGA
- the LOC100814194 gene encoding trihelix transcription factor ASIL1, giving the protein MDGIEDDARYPPNPYGYGYQNSLYSPPVDTEYALDDNDENEEHVQLEGEDEVDVDQSNNLQLPQKDDDEEDGMDGGGDENDDDEEEEAEENKQIDYYPTKSDEDEVEWHPKKQKLKSLISTYELAPRVPAPSVAATAPSVPKPSSGGRNSLTDWTERETFVLLDAWGDRFLQHGRKSLRCEEWQQIAKMVSQVSKIERTDTQCRNRLDTLKKKYKKEKAKFPDSDGGACKWVYFKSMDELMASPPQQAGLSCGVDSGEYVFMNPRVHLNHANGLDEMRDSPDNTESTGEEGSDGPQAKKRKKRRGSGEASSFRLLADSIQKFSKIYEKIENSKRQQMVELEKMRMDFHKELETQKRQILENLRCEISKLEQRNDDNDDSAENGT; this is encoded by the coding sequence ATGGATGGCATTGAGGATGATGCAAGGTATCCCCCTAACCCATATGGTTATGGTTATCAGAATTCTCTATATTCCCCCCCAGTTGATACTGAATATGCCCTAGATGATAATGATGAAAATGAAGAGCATGTGCAGTTAGAAGGGGAAGATGAGGTTGATGTTGATCAAAGTAACAACCTTCAGCTTCCCCAAAaggatgatgatgaagaagatggcATGGATGGGGGTGGTgatgaaaatgatgatgatgaggaggaggaggcggaAGAGAATAAGCAGATTGATTATTATCCCACTAAGAGTGATGAAGATGAGGTAGAATGGCACCCAAAAAAGCAAAAGCTCAAGAGTTTGATTTCGACCTATGAACTTGCGCCTAGAGTGCCAGCACCATCAGTTGCAGCTACAGCTCCCTCAGTTCCTAAACCATCTTCTGGTGGTAGGAATTCACTAACTGACTGGACTGAGCGAGAGACGTTTGTTCTTCTTGATGCATGGGGTGATAGGTTTCTTCAACATGGAAGGAAGAGTCTTCGATGTGAGGAATGGCAACAAATTGCAAAAATGGTATCACAAGTTTCAAAAATTGAAAGGACAGATACTCAGTGTAGAAATCGTCTGGatacattgaagaaaaaatacaagaaagagAAGGCTAAATTTCCAGATAGTGATGGTGGAGCTTGCAAATgggtttattttaaaagtatggATGAGCTAATGGCTTCTCCTCCGCAACAAGCTGGTCTCTCTTGTGGTGTAGACTCAGGAGAGTATGTTTTTATGAACCCCAGAGTTCATTTGAACCATGCAAATGGGTTGGATGAAATGAGGGATAGTCCTGACAATACAGAATCTACTGGTGAAGAAGGTTCTGATGGacctcaagcaaagaaaagaaagaagagaaggggCAGTGGTGAAGCTTCTTCCTTCAGGTTACTTGCTGATTCCATTCAGAAATTCAGTAAGATATATGAGAAGATAGAAAATAGTAAAAGGCAGCAGATGGTGGAACTGGAAAAAATGAGGATGGATTTCCATAAAGAGTTGGAAACACAGAAGAGGCAGATTTTAGAGAATCTGCGGTGTGAGATTTCAAAACTAGAGCAGAGAAATGATGACAACGATGATTCTGCTGAGAATGGTACCTGA